A region of Anopheles merus strain MAF chromosome 2R, AmerM5.1, whole genome shotgun sequence DNA encodes the following proteins:
- the LOC121590015 gene encoding scavenger receptor class B member 1 isoform X1, whose product MTTTPAFAIVSKKKRVVKLCCLGVLFLTLAYAVIVIDPTEVIVEDKLSMYEGSYLNRLWKKPPLEVFISIYVFNVTNPVAFMRGEERLRVQEIGPYVYQEFLEHRNSTFNQNGTLSFVPVRRQVFVPERSVGDPKQDRIMIPNIALLGVSSAAYRMSTFAAFAVAAALKPLGMSPILNITTHDLLWGYDDPLVRIASTLLPDIIHFQKLGVLDRMFDDGFDTVTINLPQSVHNQRHDAEIDILPEDISDDLIVGLEEEYYHDLISRSTTEELIRDYSIDVWNGSPGLAHWGYVAKDHWDANRRNTPCNTLQGSYDGSVFPRNISKTEVFKVYRKAFCRTLPIAFEREGEVDGIKAYWFSIKENAFESSMDDPYTSCYCKNNRCLPKGLGDLSPCWYNIPVAVSLPHFYKGDPSLSQAIDGLSPNKEKHDAVIIMQPQLGIPMKANIRVQISLLTNVSFNSELRPFHNTVIPLIWAEMSLEKLTPELILLLNLLFGIAPYLQTGFVCVLALLGASLIATAALVLLCSSDATTFEYDPRKSIRYSTVNIIPYPLRKELDKYGETEVIRREPLLIENVA is encoded by the exons GTGTTGTTAAGCTATGTTGCCTTGGAGTGTTGTTCTTGACACTAGCGTATGCAGTCATTGTGATAGATCCCACCGAAGTAATTGTCGAAGAt AAACTGTCCATGTATGAAGGATCCTATTTAAACCGCTTGTGGAAGAAGCCACCGTTAGAGGTTTTCATCAGTATTTACGTGTTCAATGTTACCAATCCGGTGGCCTTCATGCGGGGCGAGGAGCGCTTACGTGTACAGGAAATAGGGCCGTACGTATACCAGGAATTTTTGGAACACCGCAACTCTACCTTCAACCAGAATGGTACGCTTAGCTTTGTACCCGTGCGAAGACAGGTGTTTGTACCGGAACGATCGGTGGGAGATCCGAAGCAAGATCGTATTATGATACCGAACATAGCTTTGTTAGGTGTGTCAAGCGCAGCCTATCGCATGTCTACGTTTGCCGCATTTGCAGTAGCCGCTGCTCTCAAGCCTCTCGGCATGTCGCCTATTCTAAACATTACCACTCATGATCTCCTCTGGGGCTACGATGATCCTCTGGTAAGGATTGCTTCAACCTTGCTGCCAGATattattcattttcaaaaattagGCGTATTAGATCGG ATGTTTGACGATGGATTCGATACGGTCACCATAAATTTACCCCAATCGGTACATAACCAACGACACGATGCGGAAATCGACATATTACCTGAAGATATCTCGGATGATCTGATCGTAGGcttagaagaagaatattatCATGATTTAATATCGCGTTCAACAACCGAAGAACTGATCCGTGACTATTCAATTGACGTTTGGAATGGATCTCCTGGTCTAGCTCATTGGGGTTATGTCGCAAAGGATCATTGGGATGCGAATAGACG AAACACACCATGTAATACCTTACAAGGTTCATATGATGGCTCAGTTTTTCCTCGAAACATTTCTAAAACAGAAGTATTTAAGGTGTATCGAAAAGCTTTCTGTCGCACCTTACCGATAGCATTCGAACGCGAAGGCGAAGTGGATGGCATCAAGGCATACTGGTTCTCAATTAAGGAAAATGCATTCGAAAGCTCTATGGATGATCCGTACACATCGTGCTACTGTAAAAACAATCGATGTTTACCAAAAGGACTAGGGGATTTGAGTCCCTGCTGGTACA ACATACCCGTAGCGGTCTCCTTGCCGCATTTCTACAAAGGGGATCCATCTCTTTCGCAAGCGATTGATGGGTTAAGcccaaacaaagaaaaacatgaCGCTGTTATCATTATGCAACCG CAACTCGGTATTCCTATGAAAGCAAACATTCGTGTACAGATCAGCCTATTAACAAACGTAAGCTTCAATTCAGAGCTAAGACCATTCCACAATACTGTGATTCCGTTGATATGGGCTGAAATG TCTTTAGAAAAGCTCACGCCAGAGTTAATACTTCTGCTCAACTTACTATTCGGTATTGCACCTTATTTGCAAACAGGATTCGTTTGCGTACTAGCATTGCTGGGAGCCTCTTTAATTGCAACTGCAGCGTTAGTATTGTTGTGCTCATCTGATGCGACTACATTCGAATATGATCCAAGGAAGTCTATCAGATACTCTACTGTAAATATAATCCCATATCCGTTGAGAAAAGAATTAGATAAATATGGAGAAACTGAAGTTATACGTCGCGAGCCGCTACTTATAGAAAATGTCGCATGA
- the LOC121590015 gene encoding scavenger receptor class B member 1 isoform X2 translates to MYEGSYLNRLWKKPPLEVFISIYVFNVTNPVAFMRGEERLRVQEIGPYVYQEFLEHRNSTFNQNGTLSFVPVRRQVFVPERSVGDPKQDRIMIPNIALLGVSSAAYRMSTFAAFAVAAALKPLGMSPILNITTHDLLWGYDDPLVRIASTLLPDIIHFQKLGVLDRMFDDGFDTVTINLPQSVHNQRHDAEIDILPEDISDDLIVGLEEEYYHDLISRSTTEELIRDYSIDVWNGSPGLAHWGYVAKDHWDANRRNTPCNTLQGSYDGSVFPRNISKTEVFKVYRKAFCRTLPIAFEREGEVDGIKAYWFSIKENAFESSMDDPYTSCYCKNNRCLPKGLGDLSPCWYNIPVAVSLPHFYKGDPSLSQAIDGLSPNKEKHDAVIIMQPQLGIPMKANIRVQISLLTNVSFNSELRPFHNTVIPLIWAEMSLEKLTPELILLLNLLFGIAPYLQTGFVCVLALLGASLIATAALVLLCSSDATTFEYDPRKSIRYSTVNIIPYPLRKELDKYGETEVIRREPLLIENVA, encoded by the exons ATGTATGAAGGATCCTATTTAAACCGCTTGTGGAAGAAGCCACCGTTAGAGGTTTTCATCAGTATTTACGTGTTCAATGTTACCAATCCGGTGGCCTTCATGCGGGGCGAGGAGCGCTTACGTGTACAGGAAATAGGGCCGTACGTATACCAGGAATTTTTGGAACACCGCAACTCTACCTTCAACCAGAATGGTACGCTTAGCTTTGTACCCGTGCGAAGACAGGTGTTTGTACCGGAACGATCGGTGGGAGATCCGAAGCAAGATCGTATTATGATACCGAACATAGCTTTGTTAGGTGTGTCAAGCGCAGCCTATCGCATGTCTACGTTTGCCGCATTTGCAGTAGCCGCTGCTCTCAAGCCTCTCGGCATGTCGCCTATTCTAAACATTACCACTCATGATCTCCTCTGGGGCTACGATGATCCTCTGGTAAGGATTGCTTCAACCTTGCTGCCAGATattattcattttcaaaaattagGCGTATTAGATCGG ATGTTTGACGATGGATTCGATACGGTCACCATAAATTTACCCCAATCGGTACATAACCAACGACACGATGCGGAAATCGACATATTACCTGAAGATATCTCGGATGATCTGATCGTAGGcttagaagaagaatattatCATGATTTAATATCGCGTTCAACAACCGAAGAACTGATCCGTGACTATTCAATTGACGTTTGGAATGGATCTCCTGGTCTAGCTCATTGGGGTTATGTCGCAAAGGATCATTGGGATGCGAATAGACG AAACACACCATGTAATACCTTACAAGGTTCATATGATGGCTCAGTTTTTCCTCGAAACATTTCTAAAACAGAAGTATTTAAGGTGTATCGAAAAGCTTTCTGTCGCACCTTACCGATAGCATTCGAACGCGAAGGCGAAGTGGATGGCATCAAGGCATACTGGTTCTCAATTAAGGAAAATGCATTCGAAAGCTCTATGGATGATCCGTACACATCGTGCTACTGTAAAAACAATCGATGTTTACCAAAAGGACTAGGGGATTTGAGTCCCTGCTGGTACA ACATACCCGTAGCGGTCTCCTTGCCGCATTTCTACAAAGGGGATCCATCTCTTTCGCAAGCGATTGATGGGTTAAGcccaaacaaagaaaaacatgaCGCTGTTATCATTATGCAACCG CAACTCGGTATTCCTATGAAAGCAAACATTCGTGTACAGATCAGCCTATTAACAAACGTAAGCTTCAATTCAGAGCTAAGACCATTCCACAATACTGTGATTCCGTTGATATGGGCTGAAATG TCTTTAGAAAAGCTCACGCCAGAGTTAATACTTCTGCTCAACTTACTATTCGGTATTGCACCTTATTTGCAAACAGGATTCGTTTGCGTACTAGCATTGCTGGGAGCCTCTTTAATTGCAACTGCAGCGTTAGTATTGTTGTGCTCATCTGATGCGACTACATTCGAATATGATCCAAGGAAGTCTATCAGATACTCTACTGTAAATATAATCCCATATCCGTTGAGAAAAGAATTAGATAAATATGGAGAAACTGAAGTTATACGTCGCGAGCCGCTACTTATAGAAAATGTCGCATGA